TTGAAGCCGATCAGGTTGGAGTACTTGGCGCGCAACTCAAAGAACATGTCGGCGCGAGTTGCAAAGCCGTAGTGTGGGCTGTTGTAGATCACGGCCGGCAGCTTCGGGGCGGCTTCCAAAATAGCAGTGAAGTGGGCTTTCTGCGCAGTCAGGGAAGTACCTCGCGACAACACCCGAGGAATCACCATCAACCCCTGCGCTCCCACTTTCGCAGCGTGGGCCGCATGAGCCACGGCTTCTTTCGAGTTCACCGCCCCGGTCCCCACAATGGTCGGGATACCTGCGGCCACCAGCCTGGCCACGCCCTCTTGGCGTTGCTCTGCCGTGAGAAGAGGCCAATCCCCCATGGATCCGCAATACACAACAGCGCTCATGCCTGCGGCCATGAGCTCTTTGCCCATGGCGACCAGCGCGTCGTAATCTGGCGTGCCTTGTGCGGTGCATGGAGTCATGAGTGCAGGAACGGTGCCGGTAAAGATGTTCGTTTCCATAAAACTACCCTTGTAAAAAACCACCTAAGAACACCGACCTCAGTTCCGCGCAAGTCCGTTGCACGAAACCGTTTTGTTGGAATAACGCTCGCTGCATCAGCGCACGAAATCCGGATGAGCGGTGAAATACTTCGTCTTTAAATAGACTGTAAATATATTTGAAATATTCAGAAACGAAGACTAAGTAGTTCTTAGACGTTGTGCAATAGGGTTCTCCTGGATACCTCGCCGAGATCGCCACCGCCTTCCCCCGTTGCATCCAGGCAGCGGTCCGCTGGCGACTATGGCCCCACAGAGGCAGTAGCACCGCCCTCAGCTACTGCCCGGCGCTGCGGTCAAACCCGGCGCCGGGCCACGCTGGCGCTGCGCCAGGGTCAGGATGCACAGGTGATCGGTGTATGGCACACAAACCGCTCACGGAGGCAGCTTTGCGCTGCTCCTGGTCGCATGGCGACGGGACTCCCTCGACATCCCAGCTCGATGAGTTCGCGCGTTTGTTCCACTGAGTCGCGGACGCGCTGAATGCGATGTTCGCCATCGCTCTTTACCGCAGTTCGAGTCTGCCAGCACCAAGGACCAAGTGCATTGACTCGGTCCATCTCAGCCCTGCCCCATGCAAGCGTGGATGAAGTCAAGCGCAGGCCCAGGACTGAAAATTCACAGCTCGCAGAGACAAGGTCACGGCACTGCAGAAGTTATCGTTTGAGCAGCATCACAGATGCATAAGGCAGGATGTCTGAGACCGCTTCCACTGAATAGACTGAGGGTAAGGGTAGCTTATGCTGTACTACTCTCACCGCGCTCGCGCACCCAGAGCACGATACCGCAGAGCATCACGATCACCTGCGTGCCAATCAGCGCTGAAAAGCCTGCGAAGAATCCCGCAGCCACGCCGCCGCGGGCCGACAGCGCGCCGATCACCGCACCCATGATGGCCGGCATGAAGCCCGCGACCAGGCTGCCCGCGCCGTTGACCACGCCATAGGCGCTGGCCACATGCTCGGGCCGCGCGCAGTGCTGCACGGTGCTGGGGATGGCCGGGCTCATCAGTCCCCAGCAGAAGTTGGCGGCAATCAGGCAATAGGCTGCCGCATAGCGGTCTTCCATGTGGATGGCCAGCCACACTGCAATCGCCACGCCCAAGCTGCCGAAGACGAAGATCAGCGGCACCTGGCGGCGCGCGATGCGGTCGATGATCATGCCGCCGACGAAGACCGCCGCCACGCTCGCGTATTGCGGCAGCGAAGCCAGCCAGCCCATCTCGCGCATGGAAAAGCCTCGCGACTCCTTGAGATAGGCGGGCAGCCAGTTGCTGCTGCCCCAGAGATACGACAGAAAGGCCGCCGTGAGAATGGTGATCAGCCACAGATAGCGCGTGTGCATGGCACCGCG
This region of Comamonas thiooxydans genomic DNA includes:
- a CDS encoding dihydrodipicolinate synthase family protein yields the protein METNIFTGTVPALMTPCTAQGTPDYDALVAMGKELMAAGMSAVVYCGSMGDWPLLTAEQRQEGVARLVAAGIPTIVGTGAVNSKEAVAHAAHAAKVGAQGLMVIPRVLSRGTSLTAQKAHFTAILEAAPKLPAVIYNSPHYGFATRADMFFELRAKYSNLIGFKEFGGAEGLRYAAEHITSKDSDVTLMAGVDTQVFYGFVNCGATGCITGIGNALPKEVLLLVELSKKAAQGDVVARRQAQELDAALAVLSSFDEGTDLVLYYKHLLVLNGKKEYTLHFNASDVLTDSQRRYVESQYQLFRNWYAAWSKGLSH